In Candidatus Methylomirabilota bacterium, the following proteins share a genomic window:
- a CDS encoding Fe-Mn family superoxide dismutase produces the protein MATYQAKTFQPKKYKEQVFDQLRGLEGISDAQITEHLALYAGYVKQVNQLNEELAALIGRGEASGKSPEFAELTRRLGFEYNGMLLHEYYFSNLRRAAEPQPPAGSGLTQALGQSFGSSEQWMADFQAIGEMRGVGWVILFEDPATERLTNHWITLHQDGVPAGFKPLLVMDVWEHAYMRDYKATERGKYITAFFRNIDWQMVERRLNESAAIRPAAA, from the coding sequence GGCGACCTACCAAGCGAAGACGTTCCAGCCCAAGAAGTACAAGGAGCAGGTGTTCGACCAGCTCCGGGGGCTCGAGGGGATCTCGGATGCCCAGATCACCGAGCACCTCGCGCTCTACGCCGGCTACGTCAAGCAGGTGAACCAGCTGAACGAGGAACTGGCCGCCCTGATCGGCCGCGGCGAGGCCTCGGGCAAGAGCCCGGAGTTCGCCGAGCTCACGCGCCGCCTCGGCTTCGAGTACAACGGAATGCTCCTCCACGAGTACTACTTCTCCAACCTCCGGCGGGCCGCCGAGCCGCAGCCCCCCGCCGGCTCGGGCCTGACCCAGGCCCTCGGTCAATCCTTCGGGTCGAGCGAGCAGTGGATGGCCGACTTCCAGGCGATCGGGGAGATGCGAGGGGTGGGCTGGGTGATCCTGTTCGAGGATCCGGCCACTGAACGGCTGACCAACCACTGGATCACGCTCCATCAGGACGGCGTCCCGGCCGGCTTCAAGCCGCTGCTCGTCATGGACGTGTGGGAGCACGCGTACATGCGGGATTACAAGGCGACGGAGCGGGGGAAGTACATCACGGCGTTCTTCCGGAACATCGACTGGCAGATGGTGGAGCGCCGGCTCAACGAGTCGGCCGCCATCCGGCCGGCAGCCGCCTGA